The Rhodobacter sp. genome segment CCAGCGCGCGCAGATCGGATTCCAGCGCGGCGATGTGGCGGCGCATCAGGTCCAGCGTCTCGGGTCGGTCGGCGTGGATCACCAGCAGGCTGCCCTGATCGTGACTGACCAGCTTCAGTCGGACGGGCCCCAGTTCCTCAGGGTCGAGGCGCAGTTCGAACCCGGGGCCATCCCGCTCGGGCATCGCGGCGCCGATCTGGCCTGCGACATGGCGCAGAATCTCGGCCTGATTGGCCGGCGCGGTCAGCGACAGCGACGGCGTCGGGTTGTGGGGCGCGGGCGCGGTCAGCGGATCGCCACGCAAGGGTGGCAAATCGTTGGCCGGAATGCCGTCCCCGGTGGTGCCGGTGTCGCGTGCGGGGGCGGATTGTTCGGTCTGGCGGATCTTGTGCGGGGCGGCGATGGGCGTGGCGGGTGGCATATCGGGGCGCCTGTCGGCAACGATGCCGGTGTCAGGCGGGGTGTCGGGCCGGGGGGCAGCCGGGGGCGGGACCGGGCCGGTGGGGTCGGCCGCCCCGGACACCGGGCCAGAGGCCGGCAGGGGCGCGGCCCGTGGTGCCGCGCGCGGCTGCGGCGCCATGGCGGGCAGCAAGGTGACCCGATATTCCGCCCCTGAAGGGAGGCGCGTGGGCACGGATCGCCCGGTCGCCGCGGGTTCGCCGCGATCTGGCGGCCCCGCGAGTGGGGCGGGAAACTCCGGGCTGTCCGGTGCGACCGGCAGGGCGTCGATCCGCGGGGTGGCGCTGCCGATGGGCACGGATGCGGGGATGCGGGGCAGGTCGGTGGCGGTCGTGCCCCGGCGTTCGCCCACCGGGTGCGTGCTGGCCGGCGGCGCAGGATCGGCGGGGGCGCTGCGCCGCAAGCTGGCGAAAACCGCCGCTGCCCGGCCGGGGCCGTCATCCGTTTCGGCGCGCACCCCGGGCGCCGCCCGTGGGATCGCGAGGGCTGGTCCCGCCGCCACGGCGCCCGGTTCCGAAGTGGCCGCCCCGTCGCCGGGCAGGGCCATTTGCGATGGGTCCACCATCGCGCGAGGGGGCACCTGAACGGGCATCGACCCGGCGATCACGCCGTCAGACCCGCGCGTGCTCGGGCGTGGGTCCGGCGCGATAGGGTCGGCCAGGTCCGGAACCGCGTCGCCGGACGGTTGGCGAGGTGTGCCCGCGGCGGGCAGCGGGATGGCCGCGTTTGCCCCGACCGGCGGCGGATCGTCGTCGGTGTCATTCGATTGCGGCGAATCATCGGGGGCCTGCGCATGATCCGGCGCGCCTGCCACATCTGGGGCCGGGGCCGTGGGTTGCCCCCAGGTTTCGCGCAACTGCATGAGAATCTTCTGGAAATCCGCACCTTTGAGCGATGGCCTTGGGGGCGGCGCGGTGGGCAGGACGGTGTCGGTCAGAATGGCGGGCAGCATGACGAGCCTCGGTCTTTCGGGTTCCTCCGGTCTACCAGCCGTTGGTTACCGCTTCTTTACCGGCATCGCCGATGCTGACCCCAGACGCAGAGGAGCCGCCATGACCGTGATTCCCCCGACCCTGACCTCTTCCCCGACCGGGCCCGCAGCCCGCGCGCCCGATGCCCTCAGGCGCAGCGCCGAAGCCCTGGAAAGCGCCTTTCTGGCCGAGATGCTGAAGGCGGCCGGCGTGTTCAAACCCTCGGAAACCATGGGTGGCGGCGCGGGCGAAGAGCAGTTCACCTCGTTCCTGGCCGACGCGCAGGCGCAGGCCCTGGTCGCACGCGGCGGCATCGGGCTGGCCGATTCGATCGAACAGGCATTGCGCGTGCGGGCGCAAGGCGCGCAACCGGACCCCTTGCGATGAGCCGGAGCGATCTGAAGCGCATGATCGCCGTGCTGGAGCGCGAACGCGCGGCGCTGGCCGCGGTCGATCTGCCGCAGCTGGAGCGTTTGATGCCCCGCAAGGCCGCGCTGCTCGCGCGGATCGAGGGGGACACCGTCGCCGATCCTGCCCTGCTGCAACGCATGGGCAACGCCGCCCGCCGCAATGCCCGCCTGTTCGAGGCGCTGATCGGCGGCATTCGCGATACCCGTGAACTGATCGCGCGGGTGCGCACGGGCGCGCGCGGGCAGACCTATGGCCGAAACGGTGCGCGGGCGATCCTGGACCCGCCATCGGGAACGGTGCACCGGCGCGCGTGACGCGGTTCAAGGGGCGGCCAGACGGGGCCGCCCCTTTGCATTCGCGGGGCTTTCCGGACCCCGGAGCGATGCGGGAATTTCGCGATGAATTTGAAGGAAATGCACCGTGACGGAGGGGTCACGATTAAGTCCATCTTAGCGAATCGCGGCGAGGGTTGCAGGGCACCCAGGGGGTGGCGCGCCGTCCGGGAACCCGGATCGCCGCAGGTCCAGAAAGGGCTTGGTCGCCGTTCGCGAGACGGCAAGCAACCGGCGTGAATACGCCATCAAGACAAGGGAATACCAATGTCCTCGATTCTGACCAACAACTCCGCCATGGTCGCGCTGCAGACCCTGCGCACGATCAACACCAACATGTCGAAGACCCAGAACGAGATCTCGACCGGCAAGTCGGTCTCGAACGCCCGCGACAACTCGGCGATCTGGTCCATCTCGAAGACGATGGAATCGGATGTGAAGGGCTTCAAGGGCATCGCCGACAGCCTGGCCCTGGGCTCGTCCACCATCGCTGTGGCGCGCTCGGCGTCGGAACAGATCACCGACCTTCTGACCGAGATCAAGGGCAAGATCGTTGCCGCCCAGGAAGACAACGTCGACCGTGACAAGATCCAGACCGATCTGTCGGCGCTGCGCAGCCAGATCTCGTCGATCACCGGCGCGGCGCAGTTCAACGGCCTCAACCTGTTGTCGAACCGCGAAAGCGGGGCCACGGTGGCCAATATCGTGGCCAACACCGGCACCGGCGCGGGCGTTCTGGGCTCTGGCAGCGTCAACATCCTGTCGTCGCTGGACCGCAGTTCCTCGGGGTCGGTGACGGCTTCGACGATCTCGGCGAGCAAGGCGGACCTGGGGATGCAGGCTTCGACCGCTGGCGTTGGCACCGACATCGCGGCCTCGGCGTTCACCGGCGCGGGCGCGATCACGGCCGGCAACACCGGCACGCTGACCGTCGCCGGCGACACCACAACCACCGCCCGCGCGGGCAACAAGGTGCTGGCGGGCGACACCTACACGATCGGTGGCCTGACCGGGATCTCGAACGCGGTGCGCTATGTGGCGCGCGACGGGGATACCGTCCAGGACATCGCGGCGAACCTGACCAACCGCCTGAACTTCGAGGCCGAATCGGCGGGTGTGAAGATCTCGGCCGCGCTGGGCTCGAACGGGGCGATCACGATCACGAACAACACCGCGGCCAGCATCACCACCACGGCCGGGGCGACCACGGCCGGAACGTCAGGCGGCGGGCTCGAGATCCTGAAGGATATCGATGTCTCGACCGAGAACGGCGCCAAGGCCGCCTTGTCCGCGATCGAGGGGCTGACGCAGACCGCAGTCGGCGCCGCGGCGGACTTCGGCTCGGTCCAGGGGCGAATTGACGTGCAGAGCAAGTATGTCAACAGCCTGATGGATTCGCTCAAGTCGGGGATCGGGTCGCTGGTTGACGCGGATATGGAGGAAACCTCGGCGCGGCTGCAGGCGTTGCAGGTGCAGCAGCAGCTCGGTGTTCAGGCGCTCTCGATCGCCAACCAGGCGCCGCAGAACATCCTCTCGCTGTTCCGCTGAGGACCCTGGGGGGCCGGGTCCTGACGACCCGGCCCCTTGCTCGCCGCCTGACCCCTGACTTCGCACAACGAGGCCCCCGATGAGCGTCGCCACACACGCGCACTCGACCTATGCCATTCACGCCGGAGCCCTGCGGACGCCGCGCGATATCGAATACGATGTCCTGGCCCGGATCACCGGCCGTCTGCGGTCCCATCTGCCGCACCCCAGGGGCCGCGTCGATGCGGCGCTGGCCGAGGTCCTGAACGACAATCGCCGCCTGTGGACCGCGTTTGCCTCGGACCTGGCGCATCCGGACAACAGCTTTGACGCCACCTTGCGGGCGCGTCTGTTCTATCTGGCGGAATTCACCCTGAAACACACCGCCGACGTTCTGAAAGGCGACGCCAGCGCCGATGTTCTGGCCGAGATCAACACCGCGGTGATGCGCGGCCTGCGCGGACAGGGAGCGGGCGCATGACCGGGCTGATCCTGAAACTCGCGCCCCATGAACGGGTGCTGATCAATGGCGCGGTGATCGAGAACGGCGAACGCCGCAGCCGACTGTCGATCGTCACGCCCAATGCGAACATCCTGCGTCTGCGCGATGCCATCCACCCCGAGGAGGTCAGAACGCCTGTGCGGCGCGTGGCCTATATCGCGCAATTGGTGCTGTCGGGCGATGCCGATCCTGACGAGGCCAGCCCGCAATTGTTGCGCGGGATCGAACAGCTGAGCCAGGTGATGACCGATTCCGACAGCCGGGGCCTGCTGGACCGGGCGACGCGCGCCGTTCTGAGCCAGGAATTCTACCCCGCGATGCGGCATCTCAGGGCGCTTTTGCCGCGCGAAGAGCGGCTCTTCGCGGCGATGCGGCAATGAGCTTCCAGCCGATCCTGCCCCTCGACGGTTATGTCGGCTGGCGCTTCTTGCAGCGCACCCTGGACAGCCAGCAGCGCAGCTTTGCAAACGCACCGGCCGCGCAGCGCGACGAGACCTATTATCGCGAGACAATCGCCAAGATTGGCAGCGCCGAGGAACTGGTCAAGGATCGCCGCCTTTTGCGCGTCACGTTGACCGCCTTCGGTTTGCAAGACGACCTGCCGAACCGCGCCTATGTGCAGAAGGTGCTGGAAAGCTCGGTCTATGACGACACCAGCTTTGCCAGTCGGCTGGCCGACAAGCGCTATCTGGCCATGGCCAAGGCGTTCAGCTTTGCCGACCGCACCGTTCCGCGCAATCAGTTGAGCGGGTTCGCCGACACCATCCTTGGGCAATACCGCGACCGGTCGTTCGAGATCGCCGTGGGGGACCAGAACGATTCGATGCGCATGGCGCTGGCCCTCGGGCGCGATCTGGGCGCCCTGGCCGCGCAGGACAGCAGCGAGGCGACGCGCTGGTATACCGTTCTGGGCACGCCCAACCTGCGACAGGTCTTCGAGACGGCCTACAATCTGCCGTCAAGCTTCGGCACGCTGGACATCGACCAACAGGTTCAGATCCTGAAAGATCGCACCGAACGGCTGACCGGGTCGAACACGATCGCGCAATTCACGGATCCCGCTGCCATCGACACGCTGACTCGGCGGTTCTTCCTGATCGGGCAGGTCGCGCAAATTCAGGCCGCCGGCACGGGCAACTCCGCGCTGACCCTGTTGCAAAGCGGGCAGGCATCGTTGAAGGCCATGCTGGGGCGATGACGCAGGCGTCGGGCACGCCGGCCCCTGTGGTGGCTGGCGCTGCGCGCTGGGCCCATGGCGTCGGCAAATCGCGCCGCCCACGATCATTTTCCCGGCATCGGCGGCCGGATTCATGGGTCATTTGCGCAAAATCAACGACCGGGACGCGCGGTCACGTTAAGATCATGGCGTGGGAAAGGAGCACGACAGCCATGACCATGTATCCGATCACGGCCCTGTGCCAGATGTGGCAAACCCAAGTTGAGCAGACCTTGCGGGTCTGGGCTTGGTGGGCACAATTCGTGCCGCAAGAAAGTGCAGCGGAACTGTCCGCCGATGCCGAGGCCGAGGCGCGCGCCTCGGCGCCCTCGGTGCAGACCAAGACGGCGCGCAAACGCGCCGCCGCGGCGGTCTGACCCCGGGGGCAAGGATCGCGCGGGCGGAACCCGTCGAGGGCCCGACCGTCGTGTTCACGGCCGGGCCGGGCTGCGCCTGTCGCGGCGCGGACGGTTGGGGACCGGCAAGCGGAGGCTGACGCAAGGCGGCGGTTGATCCCGCGAGCGGTGCGCGGGGGATCAAACGCCCGGATCACCTGCGCCGGCATCTTGGTTGCCCCCGGTCGTCACCCGCTTGCGACACCCGCTTTCGACGGGCGCTTGCGACAACCGCTTTCGACTGGCGTCGGAACCCGCCGTCCCGTCCGTACGGGCACGCGCGCCATCTTGGTCGCCAGCGTGCCGGTGGTGCCCCGTGTTCGATTCGCGAGCGATCGGGCCGTGCGCGGAAGCGCCGCCAGGGACGCCCGCGCCGATGCCGCGCCCGGATCGTTTCGATTGCCCGCTATTCGGCTGCCATGTCCAGCGCCTTGCCGCCCAGATCCAGCGCCGCCAGATCCCGCACCACGCCGCGCATGACCGCCTGAAAGGCGGGGAAATCCGCGCGCGGCTCGATGCGTGCTTCATCCATGTAGAGGCTGCGGTCGATTTCGATCTGAAGGGCGTGCATCCCCTGCGAGGGCCGGCCATAGCGCTGCACGACATAAGCCCCGGCAAAGGGGGCGTTGCGCGCGACGGTAAACCCCGCGCCGCGCAGGACGGATTCGACCGCCCGCACCACGTCGTCGCGCGCCGAGGCCCCCCAGCGGTCGCCAACGATGATTTCGGGTCGCGCCGCGCCACGCGCGACATGGCCCGAAAGGGCCTCGTGCGGCATCGAATGCATGTCGCACAGCAGCACCTGCCCGAAGCGGCGATGCTGTCGGCCCAGCAGGTCGGACAACGCGGCGTGGTAGGGCGCCCAATAGCACGCGATCCGGTCCCGGGCCTCGTCCAGGGTCAGCTTGCCGTGGTAGATCGAACGCCCGTTTGCCACCACCCGTGCCAGCACCCCCAGCCCCGAGGCGACGCGCGGGTTCAACCCGGCGCGGGGTGCCCCCTCGATCAGGGCGGGGTCCAGCTCGTCGTCGGCGCGGTTGAAATCGACATAGGCGCGCGGCACGTCGCTGTGGATCAACGCGGCGCCAAAGCGCGGGGCATCGGCCAGCAGCAGGTCCACGAACGCATCCTCGGACGAGCGCAGGACACGGGCGGTCACCTGCGCGCGATCCAGCAGATCGGTCGGATAGACCCGCCCAGAATGCGGCGAGGCGAAGACCACGCAAGAGCGCGCTTCGGCGGGTTCGACGATGTGGACCGGGGTCGGCATCTGCGGCATTCCTCTGCCCGAACTATAACGGCGAAAATTGCGCTGCGGAAAGCCCTTGAACATGACCGCGAGTCCTTTTATAGACCCGTCCACAGACGCGGCTTGCCCCTCGTGGTGGGCCGATGTTCCGGGCGCGTAGCTCAGTGGTAGAGCACTACGTTGACATCGTAGGGGTCACAAGTTCGAACCTTGTCGTGCCCACCATCGCCCTTTTTGGGGCAGGTGACCATCGCGCCCCCAGGCGAAAGCTGACGGGGCGTTAAAGTTTCAAGGCGCCTGGCGCCGCGAAGAGGAGAAGGCCGATGAAGGTCAGAAATTCGCTGCGCTCGCTCAAGCAGCGCCACCGCGATTGCCAGGTCGTGCGCCGCAAAGGCCGGATCTATGTGATCAACAAGACCCAGAAGAAGTTCAAGGCCCGCCAGGGCTGATCTCTTCGGGATCCGAATCAAGGGCCGCTCCGGGCAATCCGGCGCGGCCCTTTTCGTTGTCTGCGGGCGCGGCCCGATGCGTCAGCGCAGGATGTCCACCATCCCTTCGGCCATCAGGCGGGCCACGATCGACGGCGTCAGATAACCCGTGACCGGCAGGTCCGCGCTGCGCTGATAGCGGCGGATCGCGCGCCGGGTCTGGCGGTCGAACGTGCCGTCCACCGCGCCCGGTTCCAGCCCCAGCCGGTCCAGGCGCTGCTCGATGATCTGTTTCGAGAATGCGGGAAGATGCATCGCGTCTTCTTCGGCCTGGGCGGCGGCGGTGTCCACCTGGGGCTCACGCGGGCGGCGCAATTCCTCGATCCGGGTGTTGGCCTGGTCGGCAAAGGCGCCCTGCGGGAAGTCCTGCAAATAGGCGCGATAGGCCAGCACGGTATCGGCCTGCTGCGCCTGGTCCCAGGCGGCGCGGTCACGCGCCTGCGCGGCGGCCCGGCGTTGCGATTCGATCTGGTCCAGCCGGTCCTGTGCAATGCTGGCAAAGATCCCGTCGGGATAGCGGTCCAGGTAGGCGCGCATGCCGGCCTCGTCCGCGCCCGACCCCGTGTCACGCCAGAAGGCCCGATCCAGCCGTTCCTGTTCGCGCTGGCGTTCGCGCGCCTCGGATTCCAGTTGCGCGGCGCGCCGGGCGCCCTGCTGCGCCAGTTCGAAAACCTGGTCGCGGTTCAGAAAGCCGGTCTGCTCGAATCGGTTCGCCCCCTGCCAGGCGCCCACGGCGGACCGCGTGCCGCGCCCGAAAATGCCGTCGATGCCGCGCGGATCGTAGCCCAGGATCGTCAGGTCGCGCTGAATCGCGCGGCGCTCGTCGCGGCTGAGACCCAGCGCGGCCTCGATCCGCTCGGGTGTGTTCAACAGGCGCTGGCGGGCCTCTTGCGCCTGTGCGGCATAGGTCCCGTTCGGATAGGTGGCCAGATAGGCGTCATACCCCTCGACGCTGTCGGCATCGACCGCGCTACCCCAGGCCTGACGTTCGGCATCGACCGCGGGTTGCCAGTCAGCGGGTAGAAAGGACAGGTAGGGCGGGTTGAACCCGTCGATCTCCAGGTCCGAGCGCCGGCTGGCGGCGGCGCCCAGATTGGTCCCGGGCGCGGCCATGTCGCGCAGAAAGGCCGCCACGCCAGCGCCGGTGCCATGCACCAGCGTCACGCCCTGCGGCACGTCGATGGTGCCGGGCAGTCCGGGCTGGAACCCGTTGCCGGGCGTCACCGGAAAGCCGTAGTCCGCAATCGCCACCACCGCGCCGCCCTGGATCTGGCCGGCCAGCGCCAGCAGCGTCTCCAGCCGCACGCCATAGCTTTCGATGGTGGCGAAATCCGGTGCACGGGCCTCGGTCCCCATCAGCCAGATGCCGTGGGCGGCGTTGATCGCATAGCCCGAAAACACGATGATGACGCGCTGTGCGTCACCGGCGCGCAAGGTCGCGCCCAACTGCGACAGCGCCGCGCGCAGCGCGTCGGTGCCCAGATCGGTCGCCACGTCCACGTCGAACCCCGAGGCCCGGAATGTCCCCTCGGCCTGCACGACCCCGCGCGCGCCGCGGGCGTCGCGCAGCGATGCGTAATCCTCGTTTGCGACGATCAGCACAGCGCCCGTCGATGCATCGGCACCCCGGGCGGCAAACGATCCGGCGGCGGCGATCAGGACCGCGAAAGCGGTGGTGAAACGGGTCGTCATGGCTGGCCTCCGTAGCAAAGTGCGGAGGGGAAAGGTTACTCGTAGGCGCGCAGATCCTCGATCACCTTGCCGTCATTGGGCAGGGTGCCCGGTGGCACCAGCTCCACGGTCCCCCGCATTTTCAGCGTATCCAGCACGCTGCCTTCATACAATGCCGGATTGGTGGCGCGGGTTTCGATGCGGACGGTCATCACGTCCATCTCGCCCTGACGCGAGGCGACGACCCGGGCGCGGCAGACCTCTTCGTGGCGGCTGACAAAGGCGGCGACCTGCTCGGGGCGCACGAACATGCCCTTGATCTTGGTCGTCTGGTCGGCGCGGCCCATCCAGCCCTTGATGCGCAGGTTGGTGCGACCGCAGGGGCTTTCACCGGGCAGGATGGCGCTGAGATCGCCAGTCGCGAAACGCACCAGCGGATAGTCGCGGTTGAGCGTGGTCACGACGACCTCGCCCACCTCGCCGTGGGGGACCGGATCGCCCGTGCCAGGGCGGACGATCTCGACCACGACACCCTCGTCCAGGATCATGCCCTCCATCGCCGCGCTCTCATAGGCGATGTTGCCCAGGTCGGCGGTCGCATAGCATTGCCGGCAGGCGATACCCCGATCGGCATAGTATTGGCGCAGGCTGGGAAACAGCGCGCCGCCGCCGACCGCGGCCTTGGTGATCGCCAGCGCAACGCCCAGGTCGTCGGCCTTGTCCAGGATGATCTTCAGGAAATCCGGCGTGCCGGCGTAGGCGGTCGTGCCGATGTCGCGGGCCGCGCGCACCTGCAATTCGGTCTGCCCGGTTCCGGCGGGCAGCACCGCTGCGCCCACCGCCCGCGCACCGTTTTCGAACATCATGCCGGCGGGCGTCAGGTGATAGCCAAAGCAGTTGTGGACGATGTCGCCCTTGCCGATGCCCGTCGCGTGCAGGAACCGGCCCAGCCGATACCAGTCATGCGCCATGCGGCCGGGTTCGTAGATCGGCCCGGGGGACTGAAAGACATGGTCGAATTCATGCGCTTGCAACGCGGCAAACCCGCCAAATGGCGCGGAATCGGCCTGCGCCGCCACCAGTTCGGACTTGCGCAGAACCGGCAGGCTGGCCAGCGCGGCGGCGTCGGTGATCGCATGCGCATCGACGCCCGCCAGGACGCGCCCCAGCCCCGCAGTCGCCTGCGCGCGTTCGATCAGCGCGGGCAGGTCGCGCGCCAGATCGGCGGCGCGCTGATCGGCCGAGCGTGTTTCCAACGGGTCGAAATACTGGCTCATCATGTTCGCGGGCAGTCCCGCCTCCTGTAAACGCAAGGACACAGATCTCGGTCGGTTCATGCCAGCCAACGCTTGCGGCGTCGATAGCTGCGCACATCACGAAAGCTCTTTCTGCCCTTGTCCGACATGCCCAGATAGAATTCGGCGACGTCGGGGTTCTCGCGCAGCGCCTTGGCGGTGCCGTCCATCACGACGCGGCCGTTTTCCAGGATATAGCCGGTGTGGGCATAGCGCAGCGCGACGTTGGTGTTCTGTTCGGCCAGCAGGAAGGTCACGCCCTGCTCTTCGTTCAGGCGTTTGACGATCTCGAAGATCTGTTCCACCAGCTGCGGCGCCAGGCCCATCGACGGTTCGTCCAGCAGGATCGTCTCGGGCCGGGCCATCATCGCGCGGCCGATCGCGACCATCTGCTGTTCCCCGCCCGAGGTGTAACCCGCCTGCGATTTGCGCCGGGTCTTGAGACGGGGGAAATATTCATAGACCATCTCCAGATCGGCCGAGACCGCGCCGCGCCCATCGCCGCGCGTGTAGCTGCCGGTCAACAGGTTTTCCTCGACCGTGAGATGTTCGAAACAATGCCGGCCTTCCATCACCTGGATGATGCCGGTCTTGACCAGATCGGCGGGGTTCTTGCCCGCCAGGTTCTCGCCGCGATAGTGGACCGAACCCTTGGTCACGTCGCCGCGTTCGGATTTCAACAGGCCCGAGATCGATTTCAGCGTGGTCGATTTCCCCGCGCCGTTGCCGCCCAGCAACGCGGTGATGCCGCCCTTTGGCACGGTCAGGCTGACCCCTTTGAGCACCAGAATGACGTGATTGTAGATCACCTCGATGTTGTTGACTTCAAGCAGCGTCTCAGACTGGGCGTCGGTGTCGAACATGGCACGGGTCCGTCAGAAGAGGGGGGAGGAGGGGCGCCGCAGCGCCCCTCCGGAAGGTCACGTCAGTTGCAGGCAGCCGGCGTGATGTTGTTTTCCTGAGCATAGGCAGCGGCGTCCTCGGTCGCGAGTTGGCCGATCAGCTCACGATCCGACTGGATCCAGTCGGTGATGAGGTGCCAGCGCCCTTCCGAGGCGTTCCACTGTTGCAGCATCGCCTGGCCGGGGCCGCCGTGGTTGGCGCAAGTCACCTGGAACGGCGCCGAGAAGCTGGGCAGGCCCAGTTCGGCAAGACGTTCGTTGGTGATGTTCAGATGCTCCATCCCGTCGCGCATTTCCTCGGGCGTGATCTGCGCGTGACCGGTCATCTCTTGCGCGGTGCGCGCGGCCTCGACCGCCAGCATCGCCGCATAGAGACCGCGCGAATAGACCGCCGAGCCGATCTGATCGCCGGCGCCGGCCGCCAGGCCGCGATCGACGACATACTGCTGGATGTCCTGATACAGCGGGTATTCGGTGCCGATCCCGTGGAAGGTCAGCGCGGTATACCCGTCGGCGCCAGCGCCCACCGGAACCACGTCGTTTTCCGAGCCCGACCACCAGATGCCGATGAAGTGGTCCATCGGGAAGCGGATGTTCGCGGCTTCCTGGATCGCCACGGCGCTCATCACGCCCCAGCCCCACATCAGCACGTAATCCGGGCGCTCACGGCGGATTTGCAGCCACTGCGAGCCCTGCTCTTGCCCGGGGTGATCGACGGCGATCTGCACCAGTTCAAAGCCCAGCCGCTCGGACAGGATTTCCAGCGTGCGGATCGGTTCGCGCCCATAGGCCGAGTTGTGATAGAGCAGCACGATCTTCTTGCCCTGCAACGAGCCGTCGTTCTGGCTGAGCAGGTAGTTGATCGCGACCGACGCGCCGTCCCAGTAGTTGGCCGGGAAGTTGAACACGTAGGGGAAGGTCGCGCCCTCCATCGCCGAGGTGCGGCCATAGCCGGTGGTCAGCATCGGGATGTGATCTTCGGTCACGCGCGGGATCAGCTGATAGGTGATCCCGGTGGACAGCGGCTGGAT includes the following:
- a CDS encoding ABC transporter substrate-binding protein, giving the protein MKMTTLAALLAATTVLAAPAVAQTLHFPMLSYRTGPYAPGGIPFADGYHDYLTLINERDGGIGGLPIRITECETAYNTERGVECYESVRGDSPLVIQPLSTGITYQLIPRVTEDHIPMLTTGYGRTSAMEGATFPYVFNFPANYWDGASVAINYLLSQNDGSLQGKKIVLLYHNSAYGREPIRTLEILSERLGFELVQIAVDHPGQEQGSQWLQIRRERPDYVLMWGWGVMSAVAIQEAANIRFPMDHFIGIWWSGSENDVVPVGAGADGYTALTFHGIGTEYPLYQDIQQYVVDRGLAAGAGDQIGSAVYSRGLYAAMLAVEAARTAQEMTGHAQITPEEMRDGMEHLNITNERLAELGLPSFSAPFQVTCANHGGPGQAMLQQWNASEGRWHLITDWIQSDRELIGQLATEDAAAYAQENNITPAACN
- a CDS encoding ABC transporter ATP-binding protein — encoded protein: MFDTDAQSETLLEVNNIEVIYNHVILVLKGVSLTVPKGGITALLGGNGAGKSTTLKSISGLLKSERGDVTKGSVHYRGENLAGKNPADLVKTGIIQVMEGRHCFEHLTVEENLLTGSYTRGDGRGAVSADLEMVYEYFPRLKTRRKSQAGYTSGGEQQMVAIGRAMMARPETILLDEPSMGLAPQLVEQIFEIVKRLNEEQGVTFLLAEQNTNVALRYAHTGYILENGRVVMDGTAKALRENPDVAEFYLGMSDKGRKSFRDVRSYRRRKRWLA